Proteins found in one Verrucomicrobiia bacterium genomic segment:
- the rpiB gene encoding ribose 5-phosphate isomerase B — protein sequence MRIAIASDHAGFRYKVLVTAHLRSGGYEVDDFGTDSEAPVDYPDFIRPAAESVANGKADLGIVLGGSGNGEAIVANKVRRIRCAVCWNEESARLAKQHNNANVISFGQRMVSEAEAIRIVDAWLHAEFEGGRHLRRIEKIERGGT from the coding sequence ATGAGGATTGCCATCGCGTCGGATCATGCGGGATTTCGCTACAAGGTGCTCGTCACAGCGCATTTGCGATCCGGCGGGTACGAAGTTGACGATTTTGGGACGGACAGCGAAGCGCCGGTCGACTATCCGGATTTTATCCGTCCTGCGGCCGAAAGCGTGGCGAATGGGAAAGCCGACCTGGGAATTGTTTTGGGAGGCAGCGGGAATGGCGAGGCCATCGTAGCCAACAAAGTCAGGCGTATCCGCTGCGCTGTTTGCTGGAACGAGGAAAGTGCCCGGCTTGCCAAACAACACAATAACGCGAACGTCATCTCCTTCGGCCAGAGGATGGTCAGCGAAGCAGAAGCGATCCGCATTGTTGATGCCTGGCTGCACGCTGAATTTGAAGGCGGTCGACACCTGCGAAGAATCGAGAAGATTGAAAGGGGCGGCACGTGA
- a CDS encoding methyltransferase domain-containing protein, protein MNESLEASAANNAKGTVLKDRDPRSFDHLAEEYDFAASLERRPDFFLSHLPQRRCRVLDVGCGTGILAKELARHFQTVVAIDISEPMLAIARGKRAAANIEYRRTDADQLVLEEKFDAIVSHTTFHHLEDVPRTLSVLKTALEPDGRLILVDNVVRWPFLDRHTPLRNALSCLRFPPDALRHGLLPAWRLFRFRVSRSWLAHMATDRFLSADEFRNTYGQLLPGASFTRLKYFMGVVWQVPGPNAA, encoded by the coding sequence GTGAATGAGTCGTTAGAAGCCAGCGCGGCCAATAACGCGAAGGGCACTGTCTTGAAGGACCGCGACCCTCGCTCTTTCGATCATCTTGCGGAGGAATATGACTTTGCGGCTTCACTCGAACGGAGACCTGATTTTTTCCTCAGCCATCTGCCGCAACGTCGTTGCCGCGTCCTGGATGTCGGCTGCGGAACGGGCATCCTCGCCAAGGAACTCGCACGGCATTTTCAAACAGTTGTTGCCATCGACATTTCCGAGCCGATGCTCGCAATCGCTCGCGGGAAGCGGGCTGCAGCCAACATCGAGTATCGGCGGACAGATGCGGATCAACTGGTTCTGGAGGAGAAATTCGACGCCATCGTTAGCCATACGACATTTCATCATCTGGAAGATGTGCCCCGGACTTTGAGTGTGCTGAAAACGGCGCTCGAACCGGATGGCCGTTTGATCCTTGTTGATAACGTCGTCCGTTGGCCTTTCTTGGATCGCCATACACCGCTGCGTAACGCCTTATCCTGCCTGAGGTTTCCGCCGGATGCCTTGCGCCATGGTCTTCTCCCCGCGTGGCGGCTTTTCCGATTTCGTGTGTCGCGTTCCTGGCTCGCCCATATGGCAACGGACCGGTTCCTGTCGGCGGATGAGTTTCGTAATACATACGGTCAACTCCTGCCCGGCGCCTCGTTTACTCGGTTGAAATACTTCATGGGTGTGGTGTGGCAGGTACCTGGGCCCAATGCTGCTTGA